A DNA window from Bacillus carboniphilus contains the following coding sequences:
- the meaB gene encoding methylmalonyl Co-A mutase-associated GTPase MeaB, producing MTEKQNHKFRKVREQSFDIEEMSKEILAGNRNMLARAVTLVESQTQAKQKQAQDLLHSLLPHSGKSIRIGITGVPGAGKSTFIESIGLMLCEQGHRLAVLAVDPSSSVSGGSILGDKTRMEELSKHPNAFIRPSPSGGTLGGVHRKTRESILLCEAAGYDIIFVETVGVGQSEVIVRELVDFFLLLVITGAGDDLQGMKKGIMELADAIVVNKADGENEKNALLARREYNQILSLVQPATKGWRTRAYTLSALYKKGLKEIWEVIINFSKQTKESQVFYERRKLQTRQWLNQSIRDELENRFYGNPEIKVLVQKYMQDVTEGTLTVTQAVMNLFDVYERKK from the coding sequence ATGACGGAAAAACAAAATCATAAGTTTCGTAAAGTCCGAGAACAATCTTTTGACATAGAAGAAATGAGCAAGGAGATATTGGCTGGAAACCGGAATATGTTAGCGAGAGCAGTAACATTAGTGGAAAGCCAAACACAGGCAAAACAAAAACAAGCTCAAGATCTTTTGCATTCATTATTACCTCATAGCGGGAAGTCCATTCGGATTGGGATTACTGGGGTCCCAGGTGCTGGAAAAAGTACTTTTATTGAATCTATTGGGTTGATGCTGTGTGAGCAGGGTCATCGGTTAGCTGTTTTAGCTGTTGACCCTAGTTCAAGTGTTAGTGGTGGAAGCATTTTAGGAGACAAAACACGGATGGAAGAGCTCTCAAAGCATCCAAACGCTTTTATCCGCCCATCCCCTTCAGGCGGAACCTTAGGTGGTGTTCATCGAAAAACAAGGGAATCGATCCTTCTTTGTGAAGCAGCGGGTTACGATATCATTTTCGTTGAAACAGTAGGTGTGGGACAGAGCGAAGTCATTGTTAGAGAGTTGGTAGACTTTTTCTTATTGCTTGTTATTACTGGGGCTGGGGATGACCTACAAGGCATGAAAAAAGGCATAATGGAATTGGCAGATGCCATTGTAGTGAATAAAGCGGATGGTGAAAACGAAAAGAACGCTCTGCTAGCTAGGCGAGAATATAATCAAATATTATCACTTGTTCAGCCTGCAACAAAAGGTTGGCGAACAAGAGCATATACACTCTCTGCTTTATACAAAAAAGGGCTGAAGGAAATTTGGGAAGTTATTATAAACTTTTCAAAGCAAACAAAAGAGTCCCAAGTTTTTTATGAAAGAAGAAAGCTGCAAACACGGCAATGGCTAAACCAGTCGATACGAGATGAATTAGAAAATCGCTTCTATGGTAACCCAGAAATTAAGGTGCTTGTACAGAAATATATGCAGGATGTAACGGAAGGGACATTGACGGTTACACAAGCTGTTATGAACCTTTTTGATGTATATGAGAGGAAAAAATAA
- a CDS encoding L,D-transpeptidase: MKILLAILYISVVSPIWPIGENPLPGDPFIIVNKKNNQLAFVHEEKIEVFPVATGKTNDLTPEGTFTVTVKAINPYYRKLNMPGGHPRNPLGSRWIGFDALDTIGRTYGVHGTNRPESIGAYVSNGCIRMRKEDVEALFDRVPIGTKILIVSSYKSFEELAKEAGAIMDESKKIEWPLVMER, translated from the coding sequence TTGAAAATATTACTTGCTATTTTATATATATCTGTTGTTTCTCCAATCTGGCCAATCGGTGAAAATCCATTGCCAGGTGATCCGTTTATTATAGTCAATAAGAAAAATAATCAGCTTGCGTTTGTACATGAAGAAAAGATTGAAGTATTTCCTGTTGCAACGGGTAAAACGAATGATCTAACTCCTGAAGGGACGTTTACTGTAACAGTTAAGGCTATTAACCCTTATTATCGAAAGCTGAATATGCCGGGTGGTCATCCCAGAAACCCATTAGGGAGTCGGTGGATTGGGTTTGATGCGCTTGATACAATTGGAAGAACGTACGGTGTTCATGGGACAAACAGGCCAGAATCCATAGGTGCTTATGTTTCGAACGGATGTATTCGGATGCGGAAGGAAGATGTTGAAGCATTATTTGACAGGGTGCCGATTGGTACAAAGATCTTAATTGTTTCATCTTACAAATCGTTTGAAGAGCTGGCCAAGGAAGCCGGAGCCATCATGGATGAATCCAAAAAAATAGAGTGGCCTTTAGTGATGGAAAGATAA
- the scpA gene encoding methylmalonyl-CoA mutase encodes MQLENNSSITEIIGNVTKATNENIPIKQFYTEKDLKSMTHLHDLPGLPPFTRGPYPTMYVTKPWTIRQYAGFSTAEESNAFYKRNLEMGQKGLSVAFDLPTHRGYDSDHPRVEGDVGKAGVAVDSILDMKILFKNIPLDKMSVSMTMNGAVISIMAFYIVTAEEQGVELKDLSGTIQNDILKEYMVRNTYIYPPNVSMRIISDIFAYTSKNMPKFNSISISGYHMQEAGAPADIELAYTLADGLEYVRTGLAAGIDIDSFAPRLSFFWGIGMNYFMEVAKLRAARRIWAELMKPFEPKNPKSLALRTHSQTSGWSLTEQDPFNNVVRTLIEAHAAVMGHTQSLHTNALDEAIALPTDFSARIARNTQLYLQKETLLTNVIDPWAGSYYVEKLTEELMEKAWEHIEEIEKLGGMTKAIEAGLPKLKIEEAATRRQALIDSGKEAIIGVNRYRVDQEESFDILDIDQEEVKKKQLEKLKELKASRDSQKVEVALEKITEAVTTGVGNLLELAVEAARVRATLGEISSAIEKVSGRHRAVIRSVSGVYSANYENEENMKSVIQMTEEFLSLEGRRPRMLVAKMGQDGHDRGAKVIGTAFSDLGFDVDMGPLFQTPEETAKQAVENDVHVIGVSSLAAGHKALLPKLVRELKALGREDIMIVIGGVIPSQDYSFLLENGASFIFGPGTVIPLAAQKMIEEIYTRLGYEKVEE; translated from the coding sequence ATCCAGCTTGAAAACAATAGCTCAATAACAGAGATCATAGGGAATGTAACAAAAGCAACCAATGAAAACATCCCTATCAAGCAGTTCTATACGGAAAAAGACTTAAAGTCGATGACGCATCTTCATGACTTACCGGGTCTTCCACCTTTTACAAGAGGACCTTATCCAACGATGTACGTGACAAAGCCATGGACCATTCGCCAATATGCTGGCTTTTCTACAGCGGAGGAAAGCAATGCGTTTTATAAAAGAAATCTAGAAATGGGTCAAAAAGGACTATCTGTTGCTTTTGACTTGCCAACTCACCGCGGGTATGATTCGGATCATCCTCGAGTAGAAGGAGACGTAGGGAAAGCTGGGGTCGCAGTCGATTCCATCCTGGATATGAAAATTCTTTTTAAAAACATTCCATTAGATAAGATGAGTGTCTCGATGACCATGAACGGTGCGGTCATTTCGATTATGGCGTTTTACATTGTGACAGCAGAAGAACAAGGCGTCGAGCTAAAGGATCTGTCTGGAACCATTCAAAACGATATTTTAAAGGAGTATATGGTTCGGAACACATATATTTACCCACCTAATGTTTCCATGAGGATTATTTCAGATATTTTTGCGTACACATCCAAAAATATGCCTAAGTTTAATTCAATCAGTATTTCCGGATATCATATGCAAGAGGCGGGAGCACCAGCAGATATCGAATTAGCCTATACCTTGGCTGATGGTTTAGAGTATGTCCGTACGGGTTTGGCTGCTGGAATAGATATTGATTCTTTCGCTCCAAGACTTTCATTCTTCTGGGGAATCGGAATGAATTACTTTATGGAAGTAGCAAAACTCCGTGCGGCGAGAAGGATTTGGGCTGAACTAATGAAACCATTTGAACCTAAAAATCCAAAGTCATTAGCACTACGTACCCACTCTCAAACATCTGGATGGAGTTTAACGGAACAGGATCCGTTTAACAATGTTGTTCGAACACTGATTGAAGCGCATGCAGCCGTTATGGGACATACACAGTCGCTTCATACGAATGCTTTAGATGAGGCAATTGCGTTACCAACTGATTTCTCAGCAAGGATTGCTAGAAATACGCAGCTATATTTACAAAAAGAGACGCTTCTAACAAATGTTATTGACCCATGGGCTGGCTCATACTATGTAGAAAAATTAACAGAAGAATTAATGGAGAAAGCTTGGGAACATATCGAAGAAATTGAAAAGCTTGGTGGGATGACAAAAGCGATTGAAGCGGGCTTACCGAAGCTGAAAATAGAAGAGGCAGCTACTAGACGCCAAGCTTTAATTGACTCAGGAAAAGAAGCCATTATTGGAGTGAACCGTTACAGAGTCGATCAAGAAGAAAGCTTCGATATTTTAGATATAGATCAAGAAGAGGTAAAGAAAAAGCAACTTGAAAAACTGAAGGAATTAAAGGCATCCCGAGATAGCCAAAAGGTTGAAGTTGCTCTTGAAAAGATAACAGAAGCCGTTACTACTGGCGTAGGGAACTTACTAGAATTGGCAGTAGAGGCTGCAAGGGTGAGAGCGACACTTGGAGAAATTTCCTCTGCTATTGAAAAAGTAAGTGGTAGACATCGTGCCGTCATTAGGAGTGTATCTGGCGTGTATTCAGCTAATTATGAAAATGAAGAGAACATGAAATCAGTCATTCAAATGACAGAAGAATTTCTATCATTAGAAGGTAGAAGGCCCCGTATGCTTGTGGCAAAGATGGGGCAGGATGGTCATGACCGTGGGGCAAAAGTGATTGGGACTGCTTTTAGTGATCTTGGATTTGATGTCGATATGGGTCCTTTATTCCAAACACCGGAAGAAACGGCAAAGCAAGCTGTTGAAAATGATGTTCACGTGATTGGTGTAAGCTCACTTGCGGCTGGTCATAAAGCCCTTCTACCAAAACTTGTTAGAGAGTTAAAGGCTTTAGGACGAGAGGATATCATGATTGTGATTGGTGGAGTTATTCCGTCCCAGGATTATTCATTTCTTTTAGAAAATGGAGCTTCCTTTATTTTTGGGCCAGGAACCGTTATACCACTTGCCGCTCAAAAAATGATAGAAGAAATCTATACGCGTTTAGGTTATGAAAAGGTCGAGGAATAA
- the mce gene encoding methylmalonyl-CoA epimerase, whose amino-acid sequence MIGGSSLEKVDHIGIAVRSIDQVLPFYQNVMKLELTKTEEVPSQGVKVAFLQALNTKLELLEPIHPDSAIAKFIEKKGEGMHHVAFLVDDIEAEVKRLKSEGARLVQETPQPGAGGAKVIFLHPKQANGVLYEICEK is encoded by the coding sequence ATGATTGGAGGAAGCTCCTTGGAAAAAGTAGATCATATCGGTATTGCTGTACGTTCAATAGATCAAGTTTTACCTTTTTATCAAAATGTGATGAAGCTTGAGTTAACCAAGACGGAAGAAGTTCCCTCTCAAGGAGTAAAAGTTGCGTTCCTACAAGCACTGAATACAAAGTTAGAATTACTTGAACCTATACATCCAGATTCTGCAATAGCCAAGTTTATTGAGAAAAAAGGGGAAGGTATGCACCATGTTGCTTTCCTTGTGGACGATATTGAAGCAGAGGTTAAGAGGTTAAAGTCTGAAGGGGCTCGTCTTGTTCAAGAAACCCCACAGCCCGGTGCAGGCGGGGCTAAGGTGATCTTCTTACACCCTAAACAGGCAAATGGCGTATTATATGAAATTTGTGAAAAATAA
- the prli42 gene encoding stressosome-associated protein Prli42: MKNKKLRKIVVYLMLFAMIASTLLIGMTMFL, from the coding sequence ATGAAAAATAAAAAATTGAGAAAAATCGTAGTTTACTTAATGCTTTTTGCTATGATTGCTTCTACTCTTCTTATCGGAATGACTATGTTTTTATAA
- a CDS encoding methylmalonyl-CoA mutase family protein, translating to MSKSTEISFSPVTMEEWENLSLKTLKSGSLDELITNTFENIKLLPLYTSQNSEKLEGADVPPGIAPFLRGVQNPSEQARPWKVAQWLTSQESMTLLEQINSLESKGQDVISFQTKKFKEEDLTQWFKSMDSNPLKNILVELDENHVHWLNKQGWNKELTGFIGFDPIKCMLEKQSSTANLSTYYDVLSSAAKQVPEKLKTILIDSTVFHNSGADMVTELASILASAVEHIEQLEQRGLPSENILNRILVRIGVGGNFFLEVAKVRALRYLWYKLSSAYNIKSEESKKISIAAETSMVTKTIFDENVNVLRAGNEAFAAVVAGVDYLHIAPFDVCLKDKKELADRIARNTHHLLAEESNLSHALDSAGGSWYIESLTKELAEKAWEMFLTIENRQGLLACVESGWLQECIQKSREKKIKAVKTRELEIVGTNVFVDGNDRKPTETLNAGHNLVHFPSYRLSQSFEKWRLYFNQSPAKVALIGLGTLKEYKDRRDMARNWFASAGVMTEMVDGLEAVKSEDYKAICLCGTGDSYQNWNHSSTIPIFAAGKPMSHEIIKSWIYPERPVEEVVESWVSKGGNE from the coding sequence ATGAGTAAATCAACTGAAATTTCATTCTCACCAGTTACCATGGAAGAATGGGAAAACCTCTCACTAAAAACATTAAAATCAGGCTCATTAGATGAATTGATAACCAATACCTTTGAAAATATTAAACTATTACCACTATATACTTCTCAAAATAGTGAAAAACTAGAAGGAGCAGATGTTCCTCCTGGAATCGCACCTTTTCTAAGAGGGGTTCAAAACCCTAGTGAACAAGCTCGTCCATGGAAAGTTGCTCAATGGTTGACTAGTCAAGAATCCATGACTCTGCTCGAGCAAATCAACTCCTTAGAATCAAAAGGGCAAGATGTAATATCTTTTCAAACTAAAAAATTTAAGGAAGAAGATTTAACTCAATGGTTCAAATCAATGGATTCGAACCCATTGAAAAATATCCTAGTTGAATTAGATGAAAATCATGTCCATTGGCTTAACAAGCAGGGATGGAATAAGGAACTAACAGGTTTTATTGGTTTTGATCCGATAAAATGTATGCTTGAAAAGCAATCTTCTACCGCTAACCTTTCAACTTATTATGATGTGTTATCGAGTGCGGCAAAACAAGTGCCTGAAAAATTGAAAACGATCTTAATAGACAGCACTGTTTTCCATAATAGTGGCGCAGACATGGTAACTGAACTTGCATCTATCCTAGCTAGTGCAGTTGAACATATTGAACAGCTTGAACAAAGGGGACTTCCATCTGAGAATATTCTTAACCGTATTCTCGTTCGTATTGGAGTAGGTGGAAACTTCTTCTTAGAGGTAGCCAAAGTGCGCGCACTTCGCTATCTGTGGTATAAATTATCTTCTGCTTACAACATTAAATCGGAAGAATCTAAGAAAATTTCAATTGCAGCTGAAACCTCTATGGTAACGAAAACGATTTTTGATGAGAATGTAAATGTCCTTCGTGCCGGTAATGAGGCATTTGCTGCAGTTGTAGCGGGGGTGGATTATTTACACATCGCACCATTCGATGTTTGTCTAAAGGATAAAAAAGAACTAGCAGATCGAATTGCGCGAAATACGCATCATCTTCTAGCAGAAGAGTCTAATCTATCTCATGCATTAGACTCTGCTGGTGGCTCTTGGTATATTGAAAGTTTAACAAAAGAATTGGCAGAAAAAGCATGGGAAATGTTCTTAACTATAGAGAACAGACAGGGTCTTTTGGCATGTGTTGAAAGTGGATGGCTTCAAGAATGTATTCAGAAAAGTAGAGAAAAGAAAATAAAGGCAGTCAAAACTAGAGAGTTAGAAATTGTTGGGACGAACGTCTTTGTTGATGGAAACGATCGTAAACCCACAGAAACCCTGAATGCTGGTCATAACTTAGTCCATTTTCCGTCGTATCGATTATCACAATCCTTCGAAAAATGGAGACTATACTTCAATCAAAGCCCAGCTAAAGTGGCACTCATTGGCCTAGGCACATTAAAGGAATACAAAGATCGAAGAGATATGGCTAGAAATTGGTTTGCATCTGCTGGTGTTATGACAGAAATGGTGGATGGACTAGAAGCTGTTAAGTCCGAAGACTACAAAGCTATTTGTCTATGTGGAACTGGTGATTCCTATCAGAATTGGAATCATAGCTCCACTATTCCAATCTTTGCTGCAGGAAAACCTATGAGCCATGAAATCATTAAAAGTTGGATTTATCCTGAACGTCCAGTGGAAGAAGTAGTGGAATCATGGGTAAGTAAGGGAGGTAATGAGTAG
- a CDS encoding acyl-CoA carboxylase subunit beta, whose product MDIYEKISELYDKRREIELGGGDDKINKQHEKGKLTARERIELLVDEGTFVELNPFIEHRSHDFGLGDVKGPGDGVVTGYGKIHGRPIYLFSQDFTVFGGALGEMHAKKIANVMDLAAKNGTPFIGLNDSGGARIQEGVVSLDGYGHVFYRNAIYSGVIPQISVIMGPCAGGAVYSPAITDFVFMVDKTSQMFITGPKVIETVTGEKISSEDLGGSEVHNAISGNAHFRGKTEEEVLEQVRTLVRYLPQNNEQSAPIEQTEIKDDFRPDLTDIIPFDPIRPYDVRLVINEIVDEHSFFEVHREFAKNIVVGFAKIKGETVGLVCNQPKVMAGGLDINSSDKAARFIRFCDSFNIPLITFEDVTGFFPGVKQEHGGIIRHGAKILYAYSEATVPKITVILRKAYGGAYVALNSKSIGADLVYAWPNAEIAVMGPQGAANIIFAKEIATSENPEEVRAEKIEEYREKFANPYVAASMGMVDDVIDPRETRIKLAQALEMLKNKKEHRPTKKHGNIPL is encoded by the coding sequence ATGGACATCTATGAAAAAATTAGCGAGTTGTATGATAAAAGGCGTGAAATAGAGCTTGGCGGTGGAGATGACAAAATTAATAAACAACATGAAAAAGGAAAGCTGACCGCCAGGGAAAGAATTGAGCTTTTAGTAGATGAAGGAACATTTGTAGAATTAAATCCTTTCATTGAACACCGAAGCCATGACTTTGGATTAGGTGATGTTAAGGGCCCTGGAGATGGTGTTGTTACTGGTTATGGAAAAATCCATGGACGTCCGATTTATTTGTTTTCTCAAGATTTTACCGTTTTTGGTGGAGCACTTGGTGAAATGCATGCTAAAAAAATAGCCAACGTCATGGATTTAGCAGCAAAAAATGGCACCCCTTTTATCGGGTTAAATGATTCAGGGGGAGCACGAATCCAAGAAGGTGTTGTTTCATTAGATGGCTATGGTCATGTTTTTTATCGAAATGCCATTTATTCAGGTGTAATCCCTCAAATTTCCGTCATTATGGGACCATGTGCGGGAGGAGCCGTTTATTCACCGGCTATTACTGACTTTGTGTTTATGGTCGACAAAACAAGCCAAATGTTTATAACAGGACCAAAAGTCATTGAAACGGTAACAGGTGAAAAGATTTCTTCTGAAGATTTAGGTGGTTCTGAAGTACATAACGCTATAAGTGGAAACGCACACTTCCGTGGAAAAACGGAAGAGGAAGTTTTAGAACAGGTTCGTACATTAGTTCGTTATTTACCACAGAATAATGAGCAATCTGCCCCAATCGAGCAGACTGAGATAAAAGATGATTTTCGTCCGGACCTAACGGATATTATTCCATTTGATCCTATTCGCCCTTATGATGTTCGACTAGTCATTAACGAAATTGTAGATGAACATTCATTCTTTGAGGTTCATCGAGAATTTGCTAAGAATATAGTAGTGGGCTTTGCAAAAATAAAAGGGGAGACAGTTGGTTTGGTTTGTAACCAACCAAAGGTGATGGCAGGAGGACTTGACATTAATTCCTCTGATAAAGCAGCACGTTTTATCCGGTTCTGTGACTCTTTTAACATTCCACTCATTACATTCGAAGACGTAACGGGATTCTTCCCAGGAGTAAAGCAGGAGCATGGAGGAATTATCCGCCACGGTGCTAAGATTTTATATGCCTACTCTGAAGCTACAGTTCCCAAAATTACAGTGATTCTGCGTAAAGCCTATGGTGGGGCTTATGTGGCATTAAATAGTAAATCTATTGGTGCAGACCTTGTATATGCATGGCCAAACGCAGAAATAGCCGTTATGGGGCCACAGGGAGCAGCCAATATTATATTTGCAAAAGAAATTGCAACGAGTGAAAATCCTGAAGAAGTTAGAGCAGAAAAGATTGAAGAATACCGTGAAAAATTCGCAAACCCATATGTAGCAGCTAGTATGGGGATGGTAGACGATGTTATTGACCCGAGAGAAACAAGAATAAAGCTGGCACAAGCATTAGAAATGCTAAAGAATAAAAAAGAGCACCGTCCAACTAAAAAGCATGGGAATATTCCCCTGTAA
- a CDS encoding tripeptidase T, with translation MMNADRLLQEFLELVQVDSETKFEAEIAKVLKEKFTTLGLEVIEDDTTGETGHGAGNLICTLPATKEGIDPIYFTCHMDTVVPGKGIKPSVKDGYVVTDGTTILGADDKAGIAVMLEAIRTLKEENTAHGQIQFIITVGEESGLVGAKALDPSHVKAKYGYALDSDGAVGNVIIAAPTQAKVKATIFGKTAHAGVAPEKGVSAITVAAKAVAKMPLGRIDEETTANIGRFEGGTQTNIVADRVDILAEARSLVPEKMEQQVAKMKAAFEQAAEEMGGKAEVDIQVMYPGFKYSDNDLVVQVAQRAASKIGRSCELLRSGGGSDANVFAGMGVPTVNLSVGYEEIHTTNERMPVEELNKLTEMVLAIISEVSQ, from the coding sequence ATAATGAATGCAGATCGTTTATTACAAGAGTTTTTAGAACTTGTACAAGTAGATTCAGAAACAAAATTCGAAGCAGAGATTGCTAAAGTTTTAAAGGAGAAATTTACTACTTTAGGGCTAGAAGTTATTGAAGATGATACAACAGGTGAAACTGGCCATGGGGCTGGAAACTTAATTTGTACCCTCCCTGCAACTAAGGAAGGTATTGACCCAATATACTTCACTTGCCATATGGATACAGTAGTTCCTGGAAAAGGGATCAAGCCAAGTGTTAAAGATGGATATGTCGTTACAGATGGAACAACTATACTTGGTGCTGATGACAAAGCTGGTATTGCTGTTATGTTAGAAGCAATCCGTACATTAAAAGAAGAAAACACAGCACATGGACAGATTCAATTTATCATTACAGTTGGTGAAGAATCAGGATTGGTCGGGGCTAAAGCTTTAGATCCTTCCCATGTAAAAGCTAAATATGGCTATGCATTGGATAGTGATGGAGCTGTAGGTAATGTCATTATTGCAGCACCTACACAAGCGAAAGTAAAGGCAACGATTTTTGGCAAAACAGCTCACGCTGGTGTAGCACCTGAAAAAGGTGTATCTGCGATTACAGTTGCTGCTAAGGCAGTTGCAAAAATGCCACTAGGACGAATTGATGAAGAAACAACAGCAAACATCGGTCGTTTCGAAGGTGGAACTCAAACGAATATCGTGGCTGACCGTGTTGATATTTTAGCGGAAGCTCGCTCATTAGTACCTGAAAAAATGGAACAGCAGGTAGCAAAAATGAAAGCTGCCTTTGAACAAGCAGCTGAAGAAATGGGTGGCAAAGCCGAAGTTGATATCCAAGTTATGTACCCAGGCTTCAAATACTCTGATAATGATTTAGTTGTTCAGGTTGCTCAAAGAGCAGCAAGTAAGATTGGCAGAAGTTGCGAGTTGTTACGAAGCGGCGGAGGTAGTGACGCAAACGTTTTTGCAGGTATGGGAGTCCCTACTGTCAATTTATCAGTTGGGTATGAAGAAATTCATACAACAAATGAGCGTATGCCAGTTGAGGAATTAAATAAATTGACTGAAATGGTACTAGCTATCATTAGTGAAGTAAGTCAATAA
- a CDS encoding BrxA/BrxB family bacilliredoxin codes for MEMDFNLFMNDVVRQARQEIVAAGYTELKTPEEVQEVLNKKGTTLVMVNSVCGCAGGIARPAASYAVHYDKRPDQLVTVFAGQDKEATAEARNFFEGYPPSSPSFALLKDGKILTMVERHEIEGHDPASVVNKLQEYFDQYCEEV; via the coding sequence GTGGAAATGGATTTTAATTTATTTATGAATGATGTAGTTCGTCAAGCGCGACAAGAAATCGTTGCGGCTGGATATACAGAATTAAAAACACCAGAAGAAGTTCAAGAAGTCTTAAACAAAAAGGGTACCACTTTAGTAATGGTAAACTCTGTTTGTGGATGTGCAGGCGGAATTGCGAGACCTGCTGCAAGTTATGCAGTCCACTATGATAAGAGACCAGACCAATTAGTAACCGTATTTGCCGGTCAAGATAAAGAAGCAACAGCTGAAGCTAGAAACTTTTTTGAAGGTTACCCACCATCATCCCCTTCTTTTGCATTACTAAAAGACGGAAAAATCCTTACTATGGTGGAGCGTCACGAAATTGAGGGACATGATCCTGCGTCTGTTGTAAATAAGCTTCAAGAATACTTTGATCAGTATTGTGAAGAAGTTTAA
- a CDS encoding aromatic acid exporter family protein, with translation MFKIGYRTLKTAIGTVIAIMIAQFFGLDNFASAGILTILCIKPTRRKSLKAAFDRILACFLSLFLASAMFEWIAYHPIVIGVLLLIFIPITVKWKIQEGIVTSSVIILHVYMAGQVSFHLIVNESYIILIGILVALILNIYMPSLDKNMGELKDEIEKHFSSILSEMAHYLKTNEELWQGAEITDVSEKIKEGKALASKDLENNLLQGENIYYTYFKMREKQFELIERLLPLLTSFQFNSPQRIKVANFIEELSTHVHPGNTAHHFLYKLYQMKHEFKEMPLPTTRDEFEERAALLNFVSEMEKYLQIKSHFRGIYQKG, from the coding sequence ATGTTTAAAATTGGGTATCGGACACTGAAAACAGCAATAGGAACAGTCATCGCTATCATGATTGCACAGTTTTTTGGATTGGATAACTTTGCTTCTGCAGGAATTTTAACCATTCTTTGTATAAAACCTACAAGAAGAAAATCGTTGAAAGCTGCATTTGATCGAATTTTAGCTTGTTTTCTATCTTTATTTTTAGCTAGTGCTATGTTTGAATGGATTGCCTATCATCCGATTGTCATAGGTGTACTTCTACTTATTTTTATTCCTATTACCGTTAAATGGAAGATACAAGAAGGCATTGTCACATCAAGTGTAATCATTCTCCATGTGTATATGGCAGGACAAGTTTCATTCCATTTAATTGTAAATGAATCGTATATTATTTTGATAGGAATTCTGGTTGCTTTAATTTTAAATATTTATATGCCTTCATTAGATAAAAATATGGGAGAACTGAAAGACGAGATTGAGAAACATTTTTCATCCATACTGAGTGAAATGGCGCATTACTTAAAAACAAACGAGGAGCTTTGGCAGGGAGCTGAGATTACAGATGTATCTGAGAAGATAAAAGAAGGGAAAGCTTTAGCTTCAAAAGATTTAGAGAACAATCTCCTCCAAGGGGAAAATATCTACTATACATATTTTAAAATGCGGGAAAAACAATTTGAGTTGATTGAAAGGTTATTACCTTTACTCACCTCGTTTCAATTTAATAGTCCTCAAAGAATTAAAGTAGCAAATTTTATAGAAGAGCTCAGTACTCACGTTCACCCGGGAAATACAGCCCATCACTTTTTATACAAGTTGTATCAAATGAAGCATGAATTTAAGGAGATGCCACTTCCAACTACGAGGGATGAGTTCGAAGAAAGAGCTGCCCTTCTTAATTTTGTAAGTGAAATGGAGAAATATCTCCAAATCAAGAGCCATTTTAGGGGAATCTACCAGAAAGGTTAA